One part of the Alistipes onderdonkii genome encodes these proteins:
- a CDS encoding BACON domain-containing protein, with protein sequence MKRIYQLMLLAAGCVLLAAACSDDDDSYLVRETDSIRFASCLASSREITLRCEGSWRTVVPEDAQWLSTSPSEGIGSGQFEWITVSATHNRSAERTATIYLENGGKQYPITVTQADGAVVYGTPYVEGNLIEQEPSKARLCFTYANAYGDETIAVSCTPGGDSQGLTVAGTSVSLVNGGATVALDIAGTPTTPGYAVFTVSVDGTEIGSARAKVYAMSEMPIEGLPVKWEFCPVKGSTEDVNALKARQPDWVTSAHSLVSEDGRAYITVVEAAGKTAAAVNGWAYNDGHAYLKGLYVGDYWLQKIPVKYLVPGTMLNCTGSIGGSGSSAGFFLIEYSADGQTWLRADGAKTGTFNNTEVTYHVRAYDSPLFEGENTGYFSYDFPVDVTINSGTLWVRYRVAANVRITANNTITTGGGGSTRLKGTFSVSVVDGESN encoded by the coding sequence ATGAAACGAATATATCAGCTTATGCTGCTGGCTGCAGGATGTGTGCTGCTGGCTGCGGCATGCAGCGACGACGATGACAGCTATCTGGTACGCGAGACCGATTCGATCCGCTTTGCCAGCTGCCTGGCTTCGTCCCGGGAGATCACGCTTCGCTGCGAAGGGAGTTGGCGGACGGTCGTGCCCGAAGATGCACAATGGCTCTCGACCTCGCCGTCGGAAGGCATTGGCAGCGGACAGTTCGAGTGGATCACAGTTTCCGCTACCCATAACCGCTCCGCCGAGCGTACCGCCACCATCTATCTCGAAAACGGGGGCAAGCAATATCCGATCACCGTCACGCAGGCCGACGGGGCCGTTGTCTACGGCACGCCTTACGTCGAGGGCAACCTCATCGAACAGGAACCCTCGAAGGCGCGTCTTTGCTTCACCTATGCCAATGCCTACGGCGACGAGACGATTGCCGTGAGCTGTACGCCGGGTGGCGATTCGCAGGGACTTACGGTCGCCGGAACTTCTGTCTCCCTGGTCAACGGCGGCGCGACCGTCGCCCTCGATATTGCGGGTACGCCCACCACGCCGGGATATGCGGTCTTTACCGTTTCGGTCGACGGTACCGAGATCGGCTCGGCGCGTGCCAAGGTCTACGCCATGAGCGAAATGCCGATCGAAGGACTTCCCGTGAAATGGGAGTTCTGTCCTGTGAAAGGCAGTACCGAGGATGTCAATGCCCTGAAAGCCAGGCAACCCGACTGGGTGACGTCGGCGCACAGCCTCGTTTCGGAGGACGGCAGGGCCTATATCACGGTCGTCGAGGCCGCCGGCAAGACGGCTGCGGCCGTCAACGGCTGGGCTTACAACGACGGGCATGCCTACCTGAAGGGGCTTTATGTCGGCGATTACTGGCTGCAAAAGATTCCCGTGAAATACCTCGTTCCCGGCACGATGCTCAACTGTACGGGCAGCATCGGCGGTTCGGGCTCCTCGGCGGGTTTCTTCCTGATCGAATACTCGGCCGACGGGCAGACCTGGCTTCGGGCCGATGGTGCGAAGACCGGAACCTTCAACAATACCGAGGTGACTTACCACGTCCGCGCTTACGACAGCCCGCTTTTCGAGGGTGAGAATACCGGATATTTCTCGTATGATTTCCCTGTGGACGTCACGATCAATTCGGGTACGCTCTGGGTGCGCTACCGGGTTGCGGCCAACGTGCGTATCACCGCCAATAACACGATCACGACGGGCGGCGGCGGATCCACACGCCTTAAGGGCACCTTCTCGGTGTCGGTCGTCGACGGGGAGTCGAACTAA
- a CDS encoding Ig-like domain-containing protein — protein MKKYLTLLLLAVVSVATGAGCSSNDKPVQITSLKLNEKDLELTVGESFRLVATTRPADAGATIRWTSSDESVATVDQAGLVTLRAFGTAVITARYRSYSARCTVATLQEPPLDPSAALGAPLSDDIVYSKNVVLYAPRRIMQGFDLTDGGEIYYSQISSDGTSVIVCRAAGPGQDARAEYMTLKYFGHGTQIVAEEASDGKTYIWLNSNASVDSSGEYGDNWSVSRVEFVPGALSEAGYAGETFFLNKDGQYDQQVAIDFPARRLLVGSRKSGVRYFWIFDLDEALALPLKTMTATVTVGSAGSDPVTREIRARDLNDCRVLGSFSVPAGSDKENDVYSYSHQGHEVAGNYVYFYEGNAVETGADSFASKAYVTVFNYSGKIVVPRTEVAAVADAAGLAAAGLTTTGYAEGESLKVRDGKLYLGVACRDGSSSNRRANILVYDCVQAE, from the coding sequence ATGAAAAAATACCTCACTTTGCTGTTGCTCGCCGTCGTTTCGGTCGCAACGGGCGCCGGATGCTCTTCGAATGACAAGCCGGTGCAGATCACGTCGCTCAAACTCAATGAAAAAGACCTGGAACTAACCGTCGGGGAAAGTTTCAGGCTGGTCGCCACGACCCGTCCTGCCGATGCCGGGGCGACGATCAGATGGACTTCCTCGGACGAGAGTGTCGCTACGGTCGATCAGGCCGGGCTGGTGACGCTCCGCGCCTTCGGCACGGCGGTTATCACGGCCCGTTACCGCAGCTATTCGGCGCGTTGTACCGTAGCTACGTTGCAGGAGCCGCCGCTCGACCCTTCGGCGGCGCTCGGGGCACCTTTGTCCGACGATATCGTTTATAGTAAGAATGTGGTGCTGTATGCCCCGCGCCGTATCATGCAGGGCTTCGATCTGACCGACGGCGGCGAAATCTACTATTCGCAGATCAGTTCCGACGGGACTTCGGTCATCGTCTGCCGGGCTGCCGGGCCGGGGCAGGATGCCCGGGCCGAATATATGACCCTCAAGTATTTCGGCCACGGCACGCAGATCGTCGCCGAGGAGGCTTCCGACGGCAAGACCTATATCTGGCTCAACAGCAACGCTTCGGTCGACAGCAGCGGTGAATACGGCGACAACTGGTCTGTGTCGCGTGTGGAATTCGTGCCGGGTGCACTCTCCGAAGCCGGCTATGCAGGCGAAACATTCTTCCTCAACAAGGACGGGCAGTACGACCAGCAGGTCGCCATCGACTTCCCGGCCCGCCGGCTGCTGGTCGGTTCGCGCAAGTCCGGGGTGCGTTATTTTTGGATTTTCGACCTCGACGAGGCGCTGGCTCTGCCGCTCAAGACGATGACGGCGACGGTGACGGTCGGTTCGGCCGGCAGCGACCCCGTAACCCGTGAGATTCGGGCCCGAGACCTGAACGACTGCCGTGTTTTGGGCAGTTTCTCGGTGCCGGCCGGGTCGGACAAGGAGAACGACGTTTACTCCTATTCCCACCAGGGGCACGAGGTCGCCGGTAACTACGTTTATTTTTACGAGGGGAACGCCGTCGAAACGGGTGCGGATTCCTTCGCGTCGAAAGCCTATGTCACGGTATTCAATTACAGCGGCAAGATCGTCGTGCCGCGTACCGAGGTGGCGGCCGTCGCCGATGCCGCAGGGCTCGCCGCTGCAGGGCTTACCACGACGGGGTATGCCGAGGGCGAGAGCCTGAAAGTCCGCGACGGGAAACTCTATCTGGGTGTCGCCTGCCGCGACGGCTCTTCGAGCAACCGCCGGGCCAATATCCTGGTCTACGATTGCGTACAGGCCGAATAA
- the xerD gene encoding site-specific tyrosine recombinase XerD produces the protein MAENTKKWEETGRRYRTYIKLEKRLSENTVESYMRDLRQFAHFILRQYDVAPRKVERTMIERYMGWLFERGREKTSQARCLCGIRSFFNFLLISDQIEASPAEFVDTPKFGRHLPDILTTAEIDRIIATVDMRTTKGIRDSAMLEVLYSCGLRVSELTSLRLSDLFFGEGYIRVIGKGDKQRLVPISTVARDKIQRYLEERRSARSGEEVVFLNNRGGQLTRVMVFTILKQAAQRAGIDKHISPHTFRHSFATHLLEGGASIRQVQEMLGHESILTTEIYTHLDSDHLRHTLEEHLGI, from the coding sequence ATGGCAGAAAACACGAAAAAGTGGGAAGAGACGGGACGTCGTTACCGGACTTATATCAAACTCGAAAAACGCCTCTCGGAAAATACCGTCGAATCGTATATGCGCGACCTGCGCCAATTCGCCCATTTCATCCTGCGCCAATACGACGTGGCGCCCCGCAAGGTCGAGCGGACGATGATCGAACGCTACATGGGCTGGCTTTTCGAGCGCGGCCGCGAAAAGACCTCGCAGGCCCGCTGCCTGTGCGGCATCCGCAGCTTCTTCAATTTCCTGCTCATAAGCGACCAGATCGAAGCGTCGCCCGCCGAATTCGTCGACACGCCGAAATTCGGGCGGCACCTGCCCGACATCCTCACCACCGCAGAGATCGACCGCATCATCGCCACCGTGGACATGCGTACGACCAAGGGTATACGCGACAGCGCCATGCTCGAAGTGCTCTATTCGTGCGGGCTACGCGTCTCGGAGCTCACCTCGCTGCGGCTCTCCGACCTCTTTTTCGGGGAGGGCTACATCCGTGTCATCGGCAAGGGCGACAAGCAGCGGCTGGTGCCGATCAGCACCGTCGCACGCGACAAGATACAGCGCTATCTCGAAGAGCGCCGCAGCGCACGTTCGGGCGAAGAGGTCGTATTCCTCAACAACCGGGGCGGGCAACTTACGCGCGTGATGGTCTTCACGATCCTGAAGCAGGCCGCCCAACGCGCCGGCATCGACAAACACATCAGCCCGCATACGTTCCGGCACTCGTTTGCCACGCACCTGCTCGAAGGGGGCGCCAGCATCCGGCAGGTACAGGAGATGCTCGGGCATGAAAGCATCCTCACCACCGAGATCTATACGCACCTCGACAGCGACCACCTGCGCCATACGCTCGAAGAGCACCTCGGGATATAG
- the prmA gene encoding 50S ribosomal protein L11 methyltransferase: MNYISLNIAFSDAMQAEILTAELADYPFESFEADAGTLKAYIPQEQLADCKGEVDALLARYGVQGRYIAIETQNWNAVWESNFPPVDVEGRLLIRAPFHEPAPAGVMEVVVMPKMSFGTGHHATTWLVSRAVLDLGVAGRRGLDMGSGTGVLSIVAAKCGAVHVDAVDIDDWADANCRENIASNGVADRIEPMLGDVRRIAGRHYGFILANINRNILTADMPAYAAALEPGGDLVMSGFLEQDVPAIVACAGELGLRPVATAARDGWMMVHVRKG; the protein is encoded by the coding sequence ATGAACTATATATCCTTGAATATTGCCTTTTCGGACGCCATGCAGGCCGAGATCCTGACCGCCGAGCTGGCCGACTATCCCTTCGAGAGCTTCGAGGCCGATGCGGGGACGCTCAAGGCCTATATCCCGCAGGAGCAGCTGGCCGACTGCAAGGGCGAGGTCGATGCCTTGCTGGCGCGTTACGGCGTGCAGGGACGTTATATCGCTATCGAAACGCAGAACTGGAACGCCGTCTGGGAGAGCAATTTCCCGCCCGTCGACGTTGAGGGGCGCCTGTTGATCCGTGCGCCTTTCCATGAGCCTGCCCCCGCAGGGGTGATGGAGGTGGTCGTCATGCCCAAGATGTCGTTCGGCACGGGGCACCACGCGACCACCTGGCTCGTGTCGCGTGCCGTACTCGACCTGGGCGTCGCAGGCCGTCGCGGGCTCGATATGGGCAGCGGTACGGGTGTGCTGTCGATCGTCGCCGCCAAATGCGGTGCTGTCCATGTCGATGCGGTCGACATCGACGACTGGGCCGACGCCAACTGCCGCGAGAACATCGCTTCGAACGGCGTCGCCGACCGCATCGAACCGATGCTGGGCGACGTGCGCCGCATCGCCGGACGGCATTACGGCTTTATCCTGGCCAATATCAACCGCAATATCCTCACGGCCGATATGCCGGCCTATGCCGCAGCGCTGGAGCCGGGCGGCGACCTGGTGATGAGCGGCTTCCTGGAACAGGACGTCCCGGCGATTGTCGCCTGTGCCGGGGAACTGGGCCTGCGCCCGGTGGCGACCGCTGCCAGGGACGGGTGGATGATGGTTCACGTGCGCAAAGGGTAG
- the recO gene encoding DNA repair protein RecO, with amino-acid sequence MKTYKGRGVVLHTLKYGDSSMVVYLLTDTGGRRSYMVQGVRSRNGRGSKLALFQPMFPVEFEGLESSRQQMHRFKEVQGGFVLQSLPFDVRKSTMALFMAEVLYRLVREYDEPNQALFDFVWNSVGALDSMDEGVANFHLWFLANLSRFLGFCPGNDYSADDWFDIREGLYTKTRPQHVSFMTQECTRILRDMMECDVRCLAEIGLNRTQRVEFLNAVLVYFGYHLDAISAVQSVRILREVF; translated from the coding sequence GTGAAGACGTACAAAGGGCGCGGAGTCGTTCTCCATACGCTCAAATACGGCGACTCGTCGATGGTCGTCTATCTGCTGACCGACACCGGGGGGCGCCGCAGCTACATGGTACAGGGCGTCCGCAGCCGCAACGGGCGGGGCTCGAAGCTGGCACTTTTCCAGCCGATGTTCCCGGTCGAGTTCGAAGGGCTCGAATCGTCGCGTCAGCAGATGCACCGTTTCAAGGAGGTGCAGGGCGGCTTCGTACTGCAAAGCCTGCCGTTCGACGTGCGCAAATCGACCATGGCGCTCTTCATGGCAGAGGTTTTGTACCGCCTCGTCAGGGAATACGACGAACCCAACCAGGCGCTTTTCGATTTTGTATGGAACAGCGTCGGGGCGCTCGATTCGATGGACGAGGGGGTGGCCAATTTCCACCTCTGGTTCTTGGCCAACCTGAGCCGTTTCCTGGGTTTTTGCCCGGGCAACGACTACTCGGCCGACGATTGGTTCGATATCCGTGAGGGACTTTATACCAAAACGCGGCCGCAGCACGTTAGTTTTATGACACAGGAATGCACACGTATCCTGCGCGATATGATGGAGTGCGACGTACGTTGCCTGGCCGAAATCGGTCTCAACCGTACGCAGCGCGTCGAGTTCCTCAATGCCGTGCTGGTCTATTTCGGCTACCATCTCGACGCCATCAGCGCGGTGCAGTCGGTGCGGATTCTGCGGGAAGTGTTCTGA
- a CDS encoding sensor histidine kinase produces MKREGIAYGPVIGYTALLIAASGALGWVVTGSWYPLAILLVPVIGIAAYRLIGLYSDSIRRVTFMFNAIDNDDFTFRFHEDPSKVDNGMLNAALNRIKEILVRAKVRAEERERYYQLIMEYARTGLITINDAGSVYQANGEALRIFGLPRLTHIQQLELPAPEAYRVLTTIRPGEKHHVSCVTETGEMGLSLGCSQIVLEKRRLRVVVVSDINSELSEMQIESWSKLTRILTHEIMNSLAPITSLSDTLLHIDRTMNADVAHGLDTISATSRRLMAFVENFRRFTKIPAPQKAPFEVRELLEHAMTLIATEGIRIRLDVEPADTMIYADQMLVGQVVVNLLKNAREAVGTRRDACIEITSRIDPQENVVIEISNNGGAIPAEVTENIFTPFFTTKPDGSGIGLSVSRRIMQLHNGSLRLTANTDNRVTFTLLFG; encoded by the coding sequence ATGAAACGCGAAGGAATAGCCTACGGCCCCGTAATCGGGTACACGGCGTTGCTCATCGCCGCTTCGGGAGCACTCGGATGGGTGGTAACGGGGTCATGGTACCCGCTGGCGATCCTGCTCGTCCCGGTGATCGGGATCGCGGCATACCGCCTCATAGGGCTTTACAGCGATTCGATACGCCGTGTAACCTTCATGTTCAACGCCATCGACAACGACGACTTCACGTTCCGCTTCCATGAAGACCCGTCGAAAGTGGACAACGGCATGCTCAACGCCGCCCTGAACCGTATCAAGGAGATCCTGGTGCGCGCCAAGGTACGCGCCGAAGAGCGGGAACGCTACTACCAGCTGATCATGGAGTACGCACGCACAGGGCTTATCACCATCAACGACGCGGGGAGCGTCTACCAGGCAAACGGCGAGGCGCTGCGCATCTTCGGGCTGCCGCGCTTGACCCACATCCAGCAACTGGAACTGCCCGCTCCCGAAGCATACCGGGTACTGACGACGATCCGCCCGGGCGAAAAGCACCATGTGTCGTGCGTGACCGAAACGGGCGAAATGGGCCTGTCGCTGGGATGTTCGCAGATCGTACTCGAAAAACGCCGGCTGCGCGTGGTGGTCGTGAGCGACATCAACAGCGAGCTGAGCGAGATGCAGATCGAATCGTGGAGCAAGCTGACGCGCATCCTGACGCATGAAATTATGAACTCGCTCGCGCCGATCACCTCCCTGAGCGACACGCTGCTGCATATCGACCGGACGATGAATGCCGATGTGGCGCACGGGCTGGATACGATCTCGGCCACGAGCCGGCGGCTGATGGCCTTCGTTGAGAATTTCCGCAGGTTCACGAAGATCCCGGCGCCCCAGAAAGCACCCTTCGAGGTGCGGGAACTGCTGGAGCACGCCATGACACTGATCGCTACGGAGGGCATCCGCATCCGGCTCGACGTCGAGCCGGCGGACACGATGATCTATGCCGACCAGATGCTGGTCGGACAAGTGGTGGTGAACCTGCTCAAGAACGCCCGCGAAGCGGTAGGGACACGGCGGGACGCCTGCATCGAAATCACGTCGCGCATAGACCCGCAGGAAAACGTGGTCATCGAAATAAGCAACAACGGCGGGGCGATCCCCGCCGAAGTAACCGAAAATATCTTTACACCTTTCTTCACGACCAAACCCGACGGATCGGGCATCGGCCTGAGCGTCTCGCGCCGCATCATGCAGCTGCACAACGGCTCGCTGCGCCTGACGGCCAACACGGACAACCGGGTGACCTTCACGCTCCTGTTCGGATAG
- a CDS encoding sigma-54-dependent transcriptional regulator: MAKEGTLLIVDDNRSILAALRLLLEKYFARVLTLPTPNRLATTLREEQIDVILLDMNFTAGINTGNEGIYWLSEIHARRPDIKVVLFTAYADIDLAVRAMRDGAVDFVVKPWDNDRLVASLRNAYNLARSAREVKQLKEIKRELASEQPMFWGESPAMARIREIVEKVAATDANILITGENGTGKEMLAREIHNRSARSGELMVSVDMGAVPETLFESELFGHVKGAFTDARADRAGKFEVADHGTLFLDEIGNLPPHLQSKLLTAIQGGRIFRVGSNTPVAVDIRLICATNRDLFGMVARGGEFREDLLYRINTIHIDLPPLRQRREDILPLAEMFLKRYATKYNKPIEGFDQAAVREMDEYPWAGNIRELQHTVEKAVIMSDGRRITPATLLLRPAPAAVQAPAFSTLEEMERGMIGQAMARYAGNLTEVARQLGITRQTLYNKIKRYGL, encoded by the coding sequence ATGGCAAAAGAGGGAACGTTACTGATCGTGGACGACAACCGCAGCATCCTGGCGGCGTTGCGCCTGCTGCTGGAAAAATATTTCGCACGGGTGCTGACCCTCCCCACCCCCAACCGGCTGGCGACGACCCTGCGCGAGGAACAGATCGACGTGATACTGCTCGACATGAATTTCACGGCGGGCATCAACACCGGCAACGAAGGCATCTACTGGCTGAGCGAGATCCACGCCCGCAGGCCGGATATCAAAGTCGTGCTCTTCACGGCGTACGCCGATATCGACCTGGCCGTGAGGGCAATGCGCGACGGTGCGGTGGACTTCGTCGTCAAACCGTGGGACAACGACCGGCTGGTGGCTTCGCTGCGCAACGCCTACAACCTGGCGCGGTCGGCTCGCGAGGTGAAGCAGCTCAAGGAGATCAAGCGCGAGCTGGCCTCGGAGCAGCCGATGTTCTGGGGCGAAAGCCCCGCCATGGCGCGCATCCGCGAAATCGTGGAGAAGGTTGCGGCCACGGACGCCAACATCCTGATCACGGGGGAGAACGGCACCGGCAAGGAGATGCTGGCACGCGAGATACACAACCGCTCGGCGCGCAGCGGCGAACTGATGGTTTCGGTAGATATGGGAGCCGTACCCGAAACGCTCTTCGAGAGCGAACTGTTCGGCCATGTCAAGGGAGCCTTCACCGACGCCCGGGCCGACCGCGCCGGGAAATTCGAGGTCGCCGACCACGGCACGCTTTTCCTCGACGAGATCGGCAACCTGCCGCCCCACCTGCAATCGAAACTGCTGACGGCCATCCAGGGCGGGCGTATCTTCCGCGTGGGCAGCAACACGCCCGTAGCGGTGGACATCCGTCTCATCTGCGCCACGAACCGCGACCTGTTCGGGATGGTAGCGCGGGGGGGGGAGTTTCGCGAAGACCTGCTCTACCGCATCAACACGATCCACATAGACCTGCCGCCCCTGCGGCAGCGCCGCGAAGACATCCTGCCGCTGGCGGAAATGTTCCTGAAACGCTACGCCACGAAGTACAACAAACCGATCGAGGGTTTCGACCAGGCGGCGGTGCGCGAAATGGACGAATACCCCTGGGCGGGTAACATCCGCGAGTTGCAGCATACCGTCGAAAAAGCCGTCATCATGAGCGACGGAAGGCGGATCACCCCCGCCACACTGCTGCTGCGGCCGGCTCCGGCCGCAGTGCAGGCCCCGGCATTCTCGACGCTCGAAGAGATGGAGCGCGGCATGATCGGGCAGGCGATGGCGCGTTACGCAGGCAACCTGACCGAGGTGGCGCGGCAGCTGGGCATCACACGCCAGACACTCTACAACAAAATCAAACGTTACGGGTTATGA
- a CDS encoding TolC family protein: protein MKRLLLLLILSIFWTLAGTQISLPAASVQPDAAPVAPVGASAADTAATQTVIVADPAVDSLSDPAPNAAEPVVRMTLDECMAYAVEHSPVVRQQDYTNRNYRQDYIESVAALVPSVSGSVSATTSFGRSVDPETNTYTDVSNLSNNYGVSGQMPVFAGFTGINTIRAAKVMRLMGVEELQRVKDEVALNTMQAYFDVVYYTESVRLAREQLETSTGNLAKSRKLLELGLKSAADVAEQEAQCASDDYLLTQQENNLELARITLAETMNYPPDRPLGIETDLAIETPAGTAPFSDVVAYALDNNPKARSAGYNVRQSKLQYSVARGGFFPSVYVGGGYSTNFFMSLDDHSLYEPFKNQFRDNRGYYFSAQLNIPIFGGLSRRTRTNRARNNWRIAEQQRDQTLRALQSEIAQNYQQMLGYGKEFVQASKKSAASELAYNAVAGKYDRGMVSALDLQTAANNLLQARSERLRARLQYIIKTRLVEYYNGAPLIR, encoded by the coding sequence ATGAAACGACTGTTATTACTCCTCATTCTGTCAATTTTTTGGACACTCGCTGGGACGCAGATATCCCTGCCCGCCGCCTCTGTGCAGCCGGATGCTGCGCCCGTTGCTCCCGTGGGGGCTTCGGCCGCAGATACTGCGGCAACGCAAACCGTCATCGTCGCGGATCCCGCCGTGGATTCCCTGTCCGACCCCGCCCCGAATGCGGCCGAGCCCGTCGTGCGTATGACCCTCGACGAGTGCATGGCCTATGCCGTCGAACACAGTCCCGTAGTACGGCAGCAGGATTACACCAACCGCAACTACCGCCAGGACTATATCGAATCCGTGGCGGCGCTCGTGCCCTCGGTCAGCGGCTCGGTCAGCGCCACGACCAGTTTCGGCCGCTCGGTCGACCCCGAGACCAATACCTATACCGACGTTTCGAACCTTTCCAACAACTACGGCGTTTCGGGGCAAATGCCCGTTTTCGCCGGCTTTACGGGGATCAATACCATCCGTGCCGCGAAGGTGATGCGCCTGATGGGTGTCGAGGAGTTGCAGCGGGTCAAGGACGAAGTGGCGCTCAATACCATGCAAGCCTATTTCGACGTCGTATATTACACCGAAAGCGTGCGCCTCGCCCGCGAACAGCTGGAAACCAGCACCGGCAACCTCGCCAAGAGCCGCAAGCTGCTCGAACTGGGGCTCAAGAGCGCCGCCGACGTGGCCGAGCAGGAGGCACAGTGCGCTTCGGACGACTACCTGCTGACGCAGCAGGAAAACAACCTCGAACTGGCCAGGATCACGCTTGCCGAAACGATGAATTATCCGCCCGACCGCCCCCTGGGGATCGAGACGGATCTCGCCATCGAAACCCCGGCCGGCACGGCGCCCTTCTCCGATGTGGTCGCCTATGCCCTCGACAACAATCCCAAGGCCCGCAGCGCCGGTTATAACGTGCGGCAGTCGAAACTCCAGTATTCGGTCGCCCGGGGCGGCTTTTTCCCGTCGGTCTATGTCGGCGGCGGATACTCGACCAATTTCTTCATGAGCCTCGACGACCATTCGTTGTACGAGCCGTTTAAGAACCAGTTCCGTGATAACCGCGGTTACTATTTTTCCGCCCAGCTCAACATCCCCATTTTCGGGGGGCTTTCGCGCCGCACGAGGACGAACCGCGCCCGCAACAACTGGCGGATCGCCGAGCAGCAGCGCGATCAGACGTTGCGTGCCCTGCAAAGCGAAATCGCCCAGAACTACCAGCAGATGCTCGGCTACGGCAAGGAGTTCGTGCAGGCCAGCAAAAAAAGCGCGGCCTCCGAGCTGGCCTACAACGCCGTCGCCGGCAAGTACGACCGGGGCATGGTTTCGGCGCTCGACCTTCAGACCGCCGCCAACAACCTGTTGCAGGCCCGCTCCGAACGGTTGCGTGCCCGGTTGCAATACATTATCAAAACGCGCCTGGTCGAGTATTACAACGGTGCGCCCCTGATCCGCTAA
- a CDS encoding efflux RND transporter periplasmic adaptor subunit: protein MDIRIEKKKGIRALFTKKGIPYLAGALFLVFVLWLLLRDNSSTLRVDARTISVGQVVSGEFNDYIRVTGQVQPITTVQLSPLEAGIVERLVVEEGTSVKKGDVLVVLSNTSLTLEILNSEAELAEKQNILRNTLISMEQEKLSLRQDKAQLDLDVSRKKRAWQQNEELYRNALIAREEWLQSKEDYELAEKKRELNIERQVQDSLYRSVQIEQMEENLDNMKRNMQLIRERIGNLNVKSPIDGEVGLLDIVLGQSVSTGQKIGQINDLSDYKVEAQIDESYIDRVRAGLEATFDRQGTDYKVRLRKVYPEVRSGQFRADFTFLGDHPENIRSGQTYYLHLELGQPTEAVIIPRGSFYQTTGGAWIYVLAPEGDKAYKRPIRIGRQNPQYYEVLDGLEPGERVIVSGYENYGSNDVLILNK, encoded by the coding sequence ATGGACATCCGTATCGAAAAGAAAAAGGGCATCCGCGCCCTGTTTACCAAAAAAGGCATCCCCTATCTGGCCGGGGCGCTGTTCCTGGTCTTCGTGTTGTGGCTCCTGTTGCGCGACAACTCCTCGACGCTGCGCGTCGATGCCCGTACGATTTCCGTCGGGCAGGTCGTGAGCGGTGAATTCAACGACTACATCCGCGTCACCGGGCAGGTGCAGCCCATCACCACCGTGCAGCTCAGTCCCCTCGAAGCGGGCATCGTCGAGCGGCTTGTGGTCGAGGAGGGTACCTCCGTCAAAAAGGGCGACGTGCTGGTCGTGCTGAGCAACACGTCGCTCACGCTCGAAATCCTGAACAGCGAGGCCGAGCTGGCCGAAAAGCAGAACATCCTGCGCAATACGCTGATCTCGATGGAGCAGGAGAAACTCTCGCTGCGGCAGGACAAGGCGCAGCTGGATCTCGACGTGTCGCGCAAGAAGCGGGCCTGGCAGCAGAACGAGGAGCTTTACAGGAACGCCCTGATCGCCCGCGAGGAGTGGTTGCAGTCGAAGGAGGACTACGAACTGGCCGAAAAGAAACGCGAGCTGAACATCGAGCGGCAGGTGCAGGATTCGCTCTACCGTTCGGTGCAGATCGAGCAGATGGAGGAGAACCTCGACAACATGAAGCGCAACATGCAGCTCATCCGCGAGCGCATCGGCAACCTCAACGTCAAGTCGCCGATCGACGGCGAAGTCGGCCTACTGGACATCGTGCTCGGGCAGTCGGTCTCCACGGGGCAGAAGATCGGGCAGATCAACGACTTGTCGGACTACAAGGTCGAGGCACAGATCGACGAGAGCTACATCGACCGTGTGCGTGCCGGTCTCGAAGCCACCTTCGACCGTCAGGGCACCGACTACAAGGTGCGCCTGCGCAAAGTCTATCCCGAGGTGCGCAGCGGCCAGTTCCGAGCCGACTTCACCTTCCTGGGCGACCATCCCGAGAACATACGCAGCGGCCAGACCTACTACCTGCATCTCGAACTGGGGCAGCCTACCGAGGCGGTCATCATCCCCCGCGGGTCGTTCTACCAGACCACGGGCGGCGCATGGATTTATGTCCTTGCGCCCGAGGGCGACAAGGCTTACAAACGCCCCATCCGCATCGGCCGCCAGAACCCGCAGTATTACGAGGTGCTCGACGGGCTGGAGCCGGGCGAGCGGGTCATCGTTTCGGGCTATGAGAATTACGGCTCGAACGACGTGCTGATCCTCAATAAATAA